The genome window AGCCCTAGATATTCAAGACCTACTAGTCCGATATCCTTTGCATCTTTGCGTTGCGCAAGGGCGGAGGCTACCGCCTCCATGGGCCATCGGCGCGGTGGACGGTAGACAAACCCTGCGGCACAGAATCTACAGCCCCGTCCGCAACCCCTTGAGACCTCGACCATGAACATATTTGGAAAGGCCGAATCGGATGAGATGATCTGGGTGTGCGGTGCGATCTCGGGCCTGTCAAGAAATACGGCAGGGGCGACCGGTATATTAAAGCCGTCCTCATGCCCCCAGCCTGTGAGTGCGCCGTCCTTGTGGATAGGCGTGTATGCCTGCGGGACATAAACCCCATTCATGCGCGCAGCCAGTTCCCGCAGTCGTTCTCTTCTTGAGGCCTTGGCATCCTCAAGCGCAGTCAACACAACCGTAAGTTGCGGGGTCATGGCCTCTATATCTCCGAGCAGAAATATGTCTATAAACGCCGCTACCGGTTCTGGATTTATGATCGTTGCAATCCCGCCAGCTATAATGACAGGGTCTCCTTCGCCTCTTTCATTGGAATCTAACGGGATGCGGGCAGAGGCCAAGGCCTTTACGAGATTTGGATAGCTTGACTCAAAGCTTATCGAAAAGACGATTATCCTGAAGTCTGTAAGCGGTCTTCCTGATTCCTCTGAGAGCAGGGCATCATTTAGTGGGTCAAACGGTGGCCCAGGCACGAAAAAACGTTCCGCTACTACTCGATCATCGCTATTGAGTACGCCATATACTGTTTGGAGGCCCAGGTTGGCCATGCCCAGTTGATAGGTATCTGGGAAGACCAGAGCGATAGGCGTCCGCCCGGTTCGTTTTTTGCGGATCGCTCCCTTTTCAATCCTCTTCGTCTTGTTCCATTTTTGCGAGGTCTTCAAATCTTATATCCATGCCCAGTATGCCAACGATTTCGTCTTCGTTGTTCAATATGGGCGCTGAGACGGTTATGCATAGGGCACCTGTGATCTTTGAGGTGTAAAAGTCAGAGATATAGACCTTACCGTTTTGCATGGGTTCTATGAACCATGGGCGGTCGGAGAAGTCCTCGTCAAGCCTAAAGGTTGCATATTTAGCCCTGTATTTTAAGTGGGTGATGTTACGCGTGATCTTCTTGCCATCGGCATTAACGACATAGAGAAATTGGATAAACGGATAATCGTCTATGACCTGTTTCAGAGTTGGTTCTATCCGTGCAGGATCCATTGACCTGATCTCCGGTCCTTCCACAAGTGAACCTATAAGGTGGAAGGCAAGGTCATGGGCCTCTGCCTTGAGTTCATCAAAGTCTGATTTAAAGAGTTCCGGGATATATTTCCTTGCCAAGACCTCCATTTCCTCGTCAGACATCGATGTAACCCTGCCCTGTTCATATTGTTG of Dissulfurimicrobium hydrothermale contains these proteins:
- a CDS encoding radical SAM protein, with amino-acid sequence MKTSQKWNKTKRIEKGAIRKKRTGRTPIALVFPDTYQLGMANLGLQTVYGVLNSDDRVVAERFFVPGPPFDPLNDALLSEESGRPLTDFRIIVFSISFESSYPNLVKALASARIPLDSNERGEGDPVIIAGGIATIINPEPVAAFIDIFLLGDIEAMTPQLTVVLTALEDAKASRRERLRELAARMNGVYVPQAYTPIHKDGALTGWGHEDGFNIPVAPAVFLDRPEIAPHTQIISSDSAFPNMFMVEVSRGCGRGCRFCAAGFVYRPPRRWPMEAVASALAQRKDAKDIGLVGLEYLGLDEIEWLSERLTSEGLRLSFSSLRADAVTPSFVRLLRASGAKVATIAPEAGSEALRRTINKNLTDDQILIAVDAIASGGVPNLKLYFMLGLPFETDEDALAIVELVDRIRLTMRPIGQANKRLGNITVSVSAFVPKAWTPFQWAAFADEKTMIKRIRILKDGLRLPNVIIRMEPFKNARLQALLSRGDRLLAPVVKEIALSRTSLHMILNKNDLFAEKYLSGREIGAILAWEIIKHRVRKDYLAMEWRKAAAARQTGFCNPPACKRCGACGSAAIGPQIGKTS